The genomic region AAGAATTGTGGAACGAAAAACAGGTGATATACAAATCACAAATATAGACGGTAAGAGAGTGCAAATAAATAAAGGTTCTAATGACAAAATAGAAAAGCGACAGATATATAATGTTTATGCTGAAAAGGTAAAAGTTGGAAAAATGAAAATTACAAATGTAGACCAAAAAGAATCAACTGGCAAAATTGTAAGAATTTATGACAAAAATGTTCCTGTAGAAGTTGGTAATACTGTAATAGATACAGGCAGGAAATATAAAACCGGTGGTATCGGTTTAACCGGTGGGTATGGACTTATAGTTCCAATGCGAGAAGATCGGATTAGACCATCAATGAGAGACAGTTGGGGTGGTGGAATATATTATGATTTTGTAGCACCTTCTGGGTTGGGCTTCCAATTAAACTTGACTGGCTATCCTTCCAGTAGTAGGACTGTGTTATGGGATTATCTCTATGAACATGTTACATATAGATGCCCGCTTATAGTTAAATATCATTTGTTTTATGATACAGAGTTATCCCCTTATTTTGGTTTAGGGGTATATTACAATTATACTAAGGCTTATGAACTACGATATTATCAATATTATCAGTGGTACAAAAGAGAGAAGAGTTTATTACCTGTATTCAATGCCGGGGTTGAATTTTTTGCACAACGAAAAGTCCATTTCAGTGCAGATGTAAAATTTTTTATTGGAGAATCTACACCGGGATGTCGTTATCCAAGTCTGATTTGCTTTTCACCTGCTTTAGGTTACCACTGGTAAAGGTAATTAGGTTTGTCGTCATGGATAAGTTAAAAAACTTAACAGAAAAAGAAAAATTAGCAGTTATTAAGCTTGTGGAAGGACTTAAAAAACTGTATAGCGATAATTTAAGTCAAATTTTATTGTATGGCTCAAAAGCACGTGGAGATGCCGAGCCGGATTCAGATATTGATATTTTGGTTGTATTAAAAAAAATGGGATTGTGTTATAATGAAATTGATAAAATTACTAAAATATCAGCACCAATCTGTCTTGAAAATGATTTAGTAATTTCTGCAATTCCGATAGAAGAAGAATGGATAACTGCAGATTATAAAACAATATTTGTTCATAATGTTTTACGAGAGGGAATCTCACTATGACAAAGAACGATGAGATCAAAAAACTTAATATT from Elusimicrobiota bacterium harbors:
- a CDS encoding CsgG/HfaB family protein translates to MKKIFIIFVLFFIIAKQVSAKENYAVADFVGKNVSAADASIVADFIRTELVSIGKYNVVEKANMNKILAEVAFQQTGCTESECAVQIGRILNVQKMVVGSLSKLEGIYYITANIVDVATGKIENSKSAKCKLPEELMSTAQDLTHYLIEGKTEKPERIVERKTGDIQITNIDGKRVQINKGSNDKIEKRQIYNVYAEKVKVGKMKITNVDQKESTGKIVRIYDKNVPVEVGNTVIDTGRKYKTGGIGLTGGYGLIVPMREDRIRPSMRDSWGGGIYYDFVAPSGLGFQLNLTGYPSSSRTVLWDYLYEHVTYRCPLIVKYHLFYDTELSPYFGLGVYYNYTKAYELRYYQYYQWYKREKSLLPVFNAGVEFFAQRKVHFSADVKFFIGESTPGCRYPSLICFSPALGYHW
- a CDS encoding nucleotidyltransferase domain-containing protein, whose protein sequence is MDKLKNLTEKEKLAVIKLVEGLKKLYSDNLSQILLYGSKARGDAEPDSDIDILVVLKKMGLCYNEIDKITKISAPICLENDLVISAIPIEEEWITADYKTIFVHNVLREGISL